In one window of Duganella dendranthematis DNA:
- the rpsB gene encoding 30S ribosomal protein S2, which translates to MSVTMREMLEAGVHFGHQTRFWNPKMAPFIFGHRNKIHIINLEKTMGMYQEAMKHVKQVAANRGTILMVGTKRQARDIIAAEAQRAGVPFVDQRWLGGMLTNFKTIKTSIKRLKDMEAAIADGSAEKMSKKEALMFQREIVKLQKSIGGIKDMGGVPDAIFVVDVGYHKGAITEAAKLGIPVIGVVDTNHSPEGVQYVIPGNDDSSKAITLYARGVADAILEGRAAAGNEVVEMVKAAAGDEFVEVSEQA; encoded by the coding sequence ATGTCCGTAACTATGCGCGAAATGCTGGAAGCCGGTGTCCACTTCGGTCACCAAACCCGTTTCTGGAACCCAAAGATGGCGCCGTTCATCTTTGGTCACCGTAACAAGATCCATATCATCAACTTGGAAAAGACGATGGGTATGTATCAAGAAGCGATGAAACACGTGAAACAGGTTGCCGCCAACCGTGGCACCATCCTGATGGTAGGCACCAAGCGTCAAGCACGCGATATCATCGCCGCTGAAGCCCAGCGCGCAGGCGTTCCTTTTGTTGACCAGCGTTGGCTGGGCGGCATGCTGACCAACTTCAAAACCATCAAAACCTCGATCAAGCGTCTGAAAGACATGGAAGCGGCGATTGCGGACGGTTCGGCTGAGAAGATGTCGAAAAAAGAAGCGCTGATGTTCCAACGCGAAATCGTCAAGCTGCAAAAATCGATCGGCGGCATCAAAGACATGGGCGGCGTTCCTGACGCTATCTTCGTCGTTGACGTTGGCTACCATAAAGGCGCCATCACCGAAGCCGCAAAACTGGGCATCCCAGTGATCGGCGTGGTCGATACCAACCACTCGCCAGAAGGCGTGCAGTACGTAATTCCAGGTAATGATGACTCGTCGAAAGCCATCACGCTGTACGCCCGCGGCGTGGCAGATGCCATCCTGGAAGGCCGTGCCGCTGCCGGTAACGAAGTAGTTGAAATGGTGAAAGCCGCAGCCGGCGACGAATTCGTCGAAGTCAGCGAACAAGCGTAA
- the uppS gene encoding polyprenyl diphosphate synthase, which produces MKYTSSTTEVPDAPAVPRHVAIIMDGNGRWATKRFLPRVAGHAKGVDAVRTAVESCARRGVDYLTLFAFSSENWRRPEEEVSLLMRLFVTALEREVSKLHTNNIRLRVVGDLSRADQKLQGMIAAAERKTAANTGMTLTVCFNYGGRWDIMQAVAQMVKAHPGASDFSEEQLAPHLVMAYAPEPDLFIRTGGEQRISNFLLWQLAYTELFFTDTYWPDFSAACLDEAIASYQHRERRFGRTGAQLAEKTN; this is translated from the coding sequence ATGAAATATACGAGTTCGACTACCGAGGTTCCAGACGCACCTGCCGTGCCGCGCCATGTGGCCATCATCATGGATGGCAACGGACGCTGGGCAACCAAGCGCTTCCTGCCGCGGGTGGCCGGACACGCCAAGGGCGTGGACGCCGTGCGCACTGCCGTCGAGTCCTGCGCCCGCCGTGGCGTCGACTATCTGACCTTGTTCGCCTTCAGCTCCGAAAACTGGCGCCGCCCGGAAGAAGAAGTGTCCCTGCTGATGCGCCTGTTCGTGACGGCGCTGGAACGCGAAGTCTCCAAACTGCATACCAATAACATCCGCTTGCGCGTCGTGGGCGACCTCAGCCGCGCCGACCAGAAGCTGCAAGGCATGATCGCCGCCGCCGAGCGCAAGACCGCCGCCAACACCGGCATGACCTTGACCGTCTGCTTCAACTACGGCGGCCGCTGGGACATCATGCAGGCCGTCGCGCAGATGGTCAAAGCCCATCCGGGCGCGAGCGACTTCAGCGAAGAACAGCTGGCGCCGCACCTGGTGATGGCCTACGCGCCCGAGCCCGACCTGTTCATCCGCACCGGCGGCGAACAGCGCATTTCCAATTTCCTGCTGTGGCAGCTGGCGTATACCGAGCTGTTCTTCACCGACACGTACTGGCCGGATTTCTCCGCCGCGTGTCTTGACGAGGCGATCGCCTCCTACCAGCACCGAGAGCGGCGATTCGGCCGCACCGGCGCGCAACTGGCTGAAAAGACAAACTGA
- the bamA gene encoding outer membrane protein assembly factor BamA, whose translation MKRYSDRITSTSLRRSLIGAAVLALCSGSALAVEPFVIKDIRIEGIQRTEAGTVFSYLPVRVGETFNDDKSVTAIKALYATGFFKDVKLEQDGQVLVVLVEERPAIAKVDFTGTKEFEKDTLIKALKDIGVGEAKTFEKASVDRAEQELKRQYLSHGLYGVKVETTVTPLERNRVNINFVVDEGEIAKIKEINIVGNKVFSDKELKENLALNTGGWFSWYTKANQYSKTKLTGDIESLKSFYLNRGYISMNIDSTQVSITPDKKDIYITINITEGEQYKVKNIKFEGETFGREEELRSLVLLRSGQTYSGELLTATNKLISDRLGTFGYAFANVNASPDIDVEKREVSFTFFIDPGKRAYVRHMNIAGNTSTRDEVIRREFRQFESSWYDANKIKLSRDRVDRLGYFKDVTVDTPEAQGTSDQVDVNLTVTERPTGNFQIGGAFSQSEKFSFQAAVQQANFAGSGTTVGLELNTSKYSRTISFSQTDPYYTDDGVSRGYELYLRTQQPPALNIGSYTIKQQGGRISYGVPFSEVDTVFFGIGLERSKITTDATSPTRFREYVTTITGIANGIGTAATNAVPLTMAWARDSRDSAVTPTIGRYQRANLELDLVGQQKYYRAVYEQQWYKPLFSKVTLALKGEFDYGHGIGNSSYPVFKNFYAGGIGSVRGYLSSSLGAVDYTYGDALGGASRIIGNAELQLPFPGSGQDRSLRWFGFLDTGQVYQEGQKMRASELRYSTGLGISWISPVGPLKLSYAKPLNAKTGDRLERFQFQMGTGF comes from the coding sequence ATGAAAAGATATTCTGATCGTATTACCTCTACTTCCTTGCGCCGCAGCCTGATCGGCGCCGCTGTCCTGGCACTGTGCAGCGGCAGCGCGCTTGCCGTCGAGCCCTTCGTCATCAAAGATATCCGCATCGAAGGCATCCAGCGTACGGAAGCCGGTACCGTCTTCAGCTATCTGCCTGTGCGTGTCGGCGAAACCTTCAACGACGACAAATCGGTCACCGCCATCAAGGCGCTGTACGCCACCGGGTTCTTCAAGGACGTCAAGCTGGAACAGGACGGCCAGGTACTGGTGGTGCTGGTCGAAGAACGTCCGGCCATCGCCAAGGTGGACTTCACCGGCACCAAGGAATTTGAAAAAGACACGCTGATCAAGGCGCTGAAAGACATCGGCGTCGGCGAAGCCAAGACCTTCGAAAAAGCCTCGGTCGATCGCGCCGAGCAGGAATTGAAGCGCCAGTATCTGTCGCACGGCCTGTATGGCGTCAAAGTGGAAACCACCGTCACGCCGCTGGAACGCAACCGCGTCAACATCAACTTCGTGGTGGATGAGGGCGAGATCGCCAAGATCAAAGAGATCAACATCGTCGGCAACAAGGTGTTCTCCGACAAGGAGCTGAAAGAAAACCTGGCGCTCAATACCGGCGGCTGGTTCAGCTGGTACACCAAGGCCAACCAGTATTCCAAGACCAAGCTGACCGGCGATATCGAGTCGCTCAAGTCCTTCTATCTGAATCGCGGCTACATCAGCATGAACATCGACTCCACCCAGGTGTCGATCACGCCCGACAAGAAGGACATCTACATCACCATCAACATCACCGAGGGTGAGCAGTACAAGGTCAAGAACATCAAGTTCGAAGGCGAGACCTTCGGCCGCGAAGAAGAACTGCGTTCGCTGGTGCTGCTGCGCAGCGGCCAGACCTACTCGGGCGAGCTGCTGACCGCCACCAACAAGCTGATTTCGGACCGCCTGGGCACCTTCGGCTACGCGTTTGCCAACGTCAACGCGTCGCCCGACATCGATGTCGAGAAACGCGAAGTGTCGTTCACCTTCTTCATCGATCCGGGCAAGCGCGCCTACGTGCGCCACATGAACATCGCCGGCAATACCTCGACCCGCGACGAAGTGATCCGCCGCGAGTTCCGCCAGTTCGAGTCGAGCTGGTACGACGCCAACAAGATCAAGCTGTCGCGCGACCGCGTCGACCGCCTGGGCTACTTCAAGGACGTCACCGTCGATACGCCGGAAGCGCAAGGCACCTCGGACCAGGTGGACGTCAACCTGACCGTGACCGAACGTCCGACCGGTAACTTCCAGATCGGCGGCGCGTTCTCGCAGTCGGAGAAGTTCTCGTTCCAGGCAGCGGTCCAGCAGGCCAACTTCGCCGGTTCCGGCACCACCGTGGGCCTGGAGCTGAATACGTCGAAATACAGCCGCACGATTTCGTTCTCGCAGACCGACCCGTACTACACCGACGACGGCGTCTCGCGCGGCTACGAGCTGTATCTGCGCACGCAACAACCGCCGGCGCTGAACATCGGTTCCTACACGATTAAACAGCAGGGCGGCCGCATCAGCTACGGCGTGCCGTTCTCGGAAGTCGACACCGTGTTCTTCGGCATCGGCCTGGAACGCTCGAAGATCACCACCGACGCCACCTCGCCGACCCGCTTCCGCGAATACGTGACCACCATTACCGGCATCGCCAACGGTATCGGCACCGCCGCCACCAACGCCGTGCCGCTGACCATGGCGTGGGCACGCGACAGCCGCGATTCGGCAGTCACGCCAACCATCGGCCGCTACCAGCGCGCCAACCTGGAGCTGGATCTGGTCGGCCAGCAGAAATACTACCGCGCCGTCTACGAGCAGCAGTGGTACAAGCCGCTGTTCTCGAAAGTGACGCTGGCATTGAAGGGCGAGTTTGACTACGGCCATGGCATCGGCAACAGCAGCTACCCGGTGTTCAAGAACTTCTATGCCGGCGGTATCGGTTCGGTGCGCGGCTATCTGAGCTCGTCGCTGGGTGCGGTCGACTACACCTACGGCGATGCCCTGGGCGGCGCGTCGCGTATCATCGGCAATGCCGAGCTGCAGCTGCCGTTCCCAGGCTCCGGCCAGGACCGCAGCCTGCGCTGGTTCGGCTTCCTCGATACCGGCCAGGTCTACCAGGAAGGTCAGAAAATGCGCGCTTCCGAGCTGCGCTACTCGACCGGTCTGGGCATCAGCTGGATTTCGCCGGTCGGTCCGCTGAAACTGAGTTATGCTAAGCCGTTGAACGCCAAGACCGGCGACCGCCTGGAACGCTTCCAGTTCCAGATGGGTACCGGCTTCTAA
- the rseP gene encoding RIP metalloprotease RseP, producing MIFLQKVLAFVFCLGSLVVLHELGHYLVARWCGVKVLRFSVGMGPVVWSRRFGKDQTEWAISALPLGGYVKMLDAREGELTGLPEADLQREFTRQNVWKRIAIVAAGPIANFLVAIALYAGLFMHGVEEPTSKISVKAESQAWQAGLRSGDNVVSINEQPVHVWSELRWQLVQAAIDKQSVRVALERAGQGHVNLTLAASALQGLNLEGDVPGQLGLDVARPLPVVLRVLPGGPAERAGLQAGDLLTAVDGVAVDNSPAFIEKISAAPGKPVLLAMQRHGQPLTVSVVPAAVEAKTAQGTVTVGKINAEIANRPDMIKVPSSPPAAVAKAVARVWETCTMTLKMIGKMVTGEVSLKNVTGPITIADYAGQTAQMGMEYYLSFVAFISISLGVMNLLPIPVLDGGHLLYYSLEVLTGRSVPERVGDIAQRLGMGLLLSLMLLAVFNDVARLL from the coding sequence ATGATCTTCCTGCAAAAAGTGCTGGCGTTTGTCTTCTGCCTGGGTTCCCTGGTGGTGCTGCACGAGCTGGGACATTACCTGGTGGCGCGCTGGTGCGGCGTCAAGGTGCTGCGCTTTTCGGTCGGCATGGGACCGGTGGTGTGGTCGCGCCGCTTCGGCAAGGACCAGACCGAATGGGCGATTTCCGCGCTGCCGCTGGGCGGCTACGTCAAAATGCTGGACGCCCGCGAAGGCGAGTTGACCGGCTTGCCGGAGGCCGACTTGCAACGCGAATTCACGCGCCAGAACGTGTGGAAGCGCATCGCCATCGTGGCCGCCGGCCCGATCGCCAACTTCCTGGTCGCCATCGCGCTGTACGCCGGCCTGTTCATGCACGGCGTCGAAGAACCCACCAGCAAAATCAGCGTCAAGGCCGAGAGCCAGGCCTGGCAGGCCGGCCTGCGCAGCGGCGACAACGTGGTGTCGATCAACGAACAACCGGTGCACGTCTGGTCCGAGCTGCGCTGGCAGCTGGTGCAGGCGGCCATCGACAAGCAGTCGGTGCGCGTGGCGCTGGAACGCGCAGGGCAGGGCCACGTCAATCTGACGCTGGCCGCCAGCGCGCTGCAAGGCTTGAACCTGGAAGGCGACGTGCCGGGCCAACTGGGCCTGGACGTGGCGCGGCCGTTGCCGGTGGTGCTGCGCGTGCTGCCGGGCGGTCCGGCCGAACGCGCCGGCCTGCAGGCTGGCGATCTGCTGACCGCGGTCGACGGCGTGGCGGTCGACAACAGTCCGGCCTTCATCGAAAAAATCAGCGCCGCGCCAGGCAAGCCGGTACTGCTGGCGATGCAGCGCCACGGCCAGCCGCTGACGGTGAGCGTGGTGCCGGCGGCGGTGGAAGCAAAAACCGCTCAAGGAACTGTAACAGTCGGTAAGATCAACGCCGAGATTGCAAACCGCCCGGATATGATCAAGGTGCCATCATCCCCTCCCGCAGCAGTCGCCAAGGCGGTCGCGCGGGTCTGGGAGACTTGTACGATGACGCTGAAAATGATCGGCAAAATGGTCACCGGCGAGGTCTCGCTGAAGAATGTGACGGGCCCAATCACCATCGCCGATTATGCCGGCCAGACCGCGCAGATGGGCATGGAGTATTACCTGAGCTTCGTCGCCTTCATCAGCATCAGTCTGGGCGTGATGAATTTGCTTCCGATTCCCGTTCTAGACGGGGGGCATTTGCTGTATTATTCGCTGGAAGTTTTAACTGGGCGTTCTGTGCCGGAGCGCGTTGGAGACATCGCGCAGCGTCTCGGCATGGGCTTGTTATTGAGCCTGATGCTGCTGGCGGTGTTTAACGACGTTGCCCGGCTGCTGTAG
- a CDS encoding phosphatidate cytidylyltransferase, which translates to MLKTRIITALVLLAVLLPVLFFNYFPAFALVVTLFVGAAVWEGARLFGLGESRARVAGFIGGALFIALMYSAKPGAVNALYGVAALLWLIRYAPTLGLGLPPLAGAANWSLAITFTFAVFAAFFALVGLYLKSPLYLLSVMVLVWIADIGAYFSGKAFGKRKLAPSISPGKSWEGAIGGAIAVLVLASLSVILANGAAPWLQDTFAWKLQARFGWVPALLVLLVIVIFSVIGDLFESQLKRRAGIKDSSNLLPGHGGVLDRVDALIPVLPMAALVTSWL; encoded by the coding sequence ATGCTGAAAACGAGGATTATTACCGCTCTGGTGTTACTGGCGGTGCTGCTGCCGGTCCTGTTCTTCAACTATTTCCCCGCGTTTGCCCTGGTGGTGACGCTGTTTGTCGGCGCCGCCGTGTGGGAAGGCGCCCGCCTGTTCGGCCTGGGCGAAAGCCGCGCGCGCGTGGCCGGCTTCATCGGCGGTGCGCTGTTCATCGCGCTGATGTACTCTGCCAAGCCGGGTGCTGTCAACGCGCTGTATGGCGTGGCCGCCTTGCTGTGGCTGATCCGCTATGCGCCGACGCTGGGCCTCGGCCTGCCGCCGCTGGCCGGCGCCGCCAACTGGTCGCTGGCGATTACCTTCACCTTTGCCGTGTTTGCCGCCTTCTTCGCGCTGGTCGGCCTGTACCTGAAATCGCCGCTGTATTTGCTGTCGGTGATGGTGCTGGTGTGGATCGCCGACATCGGCGCCTACTTCTCCGGCAAGGCCTTCGGCAAGCGCAAGCTGGCGCCTAGCATCTCCCCGGGCAAGTCGTGGGAAGGCGCGATCGGCGGCGCGATCGCGGTGCTGGTGCTGGCCTCGCTGTCAGTTATCCTGGCCAACGGCGCCGCGCCATGGCTGCAGGACACCTTCGCCTGGAAGCTGCAGGCCCGCTTCGGCTGGGTTCCGGCGCTGCTGGTGCTGCTGGTGATCGTGATCTTCTCCGTGATCGGCGACCTGTTCGAATCCCAACTCAAGCGCCGCGCCGGCATCAAGGACAGCAGCAACCTGCTGCCTGGCCACGGCGGCGTGCTGGACCGCGTGGACGCATTGATTCCGGTGCTGCCGATGGCTGCGCTGGTCACGTCCTGGCTCTGA
- the tsf gene encoding translation elongation factor Ts produces the protein MAAITAAMVGELRAKTDAPMMECKKALTEAEGDMGRAEEILRVKLGGKAGKAASRITAEGVVATYIANGVGALVEVNSETDFVAKNDDFLNLANTAARLVAEKNPADVAALLALPAGDDGKTLDEVRAALIGKIGENMSIRRFQRFETTAKLASYLHGTRIGVMVEFDGADEQVGKDVAMHIAAMKPVSLSADQVPAELIEKERSVAKLKADEDAAAAVAAGKPVQPADIVAKRLEGSVQKYLKEVSLLNQAFVKNDKQSIEQMLKEKSTTVKAFVMYVVGEGIEKKVDDFAAEVAAQVAASKGA, from the coding sequence ATGGCAGCTATTACCGCAGCAATGGTAGGCGAACTGCGCGCGAAAACCGACGCGCCGATGATGGAATGCAAAAAAGCACTGACCGAAGCCGAAGGCGACATGGGTCGTGCGGAAGAGATCCTGCGCGTCAAGCTGGGTGGCAAGGCTGGTAAAGCCGCCAGCCGCATCACCGCCGAAGGCGTGGTCGCGACCTACATCGCCAACGGCGTCGGCGCCCTGGTGGAAGTGAACTCGGAAACCGACTTCGTGGCGAAAAACGACGATTTCCTGAACCTGGCCAACACCGCCGCCCGTCTGGTGGCTGAAAAGAACCCGGCCGACGTGGCTGCCCTGCTGGCCCTGCCAGCTGGCGACGACGGCAAAACGCTGGACGAAGTGCGCGCTGCCCTGATCGGTAAAATCGGCGAAAACATGTCGATCCGCCGCTTCCAGCGTTTCGAAACCACCGCCAAGCTGGCCTCGTACCTGCACGGCACCCGCATCGGCGTGATGGTCGAATTCGACGGCGCCGACGAGCAAGTCGGTAAAGACGTGGCCATGCACATCGCCGCGATGAAGCCAGTGTCGCTGTCGGCTGACCAGGTTCCTGCCGAACTGATCGAAAAAGAGCGTTCGGTGGCCAAGCTGAAAGCCGACGAAGATGCAGCTGCCGCCGTGGCTGCCGGCAAACCAGTACAGCCTGCCGACATCGTCGCCAAGCGTCTGGAAGGCTCGGTCCAGAAGTACCTGAAAGAAGTATCGCTGCTGAACCAGGCTTTCGTGAAAAACGACAAGCAATCGATCGAGCAGATGCTGAAAGAAAAATCGACCACCGTCAAAGCGTTCGTGATGTACGTGGTGGGCGAGGGCATCGAGAAGAAGGTGGACGACTTCGCCGCTGAAGTGGCTGCGCAAGTAGCCGCTTCCAAAGGAGCGTAA
- the pyrH gene encoding UMP kinase has translation MSKPAYKRVLLKLSGEALMGDDPYGINRATIERTVADVAEVAKLGVELAIVIGGGNIFRGVAPGAQGMDRATADYMGMLATVMNALALADAMRHVGVTARVMSAIGIEQVVEPYVRPKALQYLEEGKVVVFAAGTGNPFFTTDTAAALRGSEMSAEIVLKATKVDGVYTADPKKDPNATLYHSISFDEAIAKHLQVMDATAFALCRDQKLPIKVFSITKPGALMRVIMGEDEGTLVHV, from the coding sequence ATGTCCAAACCAGCCTACAAGCGCGTCCTCCTCAAATTGTCCGGCGAAGCCCTGATGGGCGATGATCCTTACGGCATCAATCGCGCCACGATCGAACGGACGGTGGCCGATGTGGCCGAGGTCGCGAAACTGGGCGTGGAACTGGCGATCGTCATTGGCGGCGGCAATATCTTCCGTGGTGTGGCGCCGGGCGCCCAAGGCATGGACCGCGCCACCGCCGACTACATGGGCATGCTGGCCACCGTGATGAACGCGCTGGCCCTGGCCGACGCCATGCGCCATGTTGGTGTCACCGCGCGCGTGATGTCGGCGATCGGCATCGAGCAGGTGGTCGAGCCGTATGTGCGCCCGAAAGCGCTGCAGTACCTGGAAGAAGGCAAGGTCGTGGTGTTCGCGGCCGGCACCGGCAACCCGTTCTTCACCACCGACACCGCCGCGGCCCTGCGCGGTTCGGAAATGAGTGCCGAGATCGTGCTGAAAGCCACCAAGGTCGATGGCGTGTACACTGCCGATCCCAAGAAAGACCCCAACGCCACGCTGTACCACTCGATCAGCTTCGATGAAGCGATTGCCAAGCACTTGCAGGTCATGGACGCCACCGCCTTCGCGCTGTGCCGCGACCAGAAACTGCCGATCAAGGTGTTCTCCATCACCAAGCCGGGTGCGCTGATGCGCGTCATCATGGGCGAGGATGAGGGTACACTGGTTCACGTTTAA
- the frr gene encoding ribosome recycling factor yields the protein MSAADVKKNAQERMTKSLETLRGDLAKVRTGRAHTGILDHVTVDYYGSPTAISQVANLTLVDARTIGVQPFEKKMAGAIEKAIRDADLGLNPAAQGDMIRVPTPPLTEERRKEMVKLAKGEAEDAKVAVRNIRRDANEGLKKLVKDKAISEDDERRGTDEVQKLTDKFIADIDKMVGEKEKEILTV from the coding sequence ATGTCCGCAGCTGACGTTAAAAAGAACGCCCAAGAGCGCATGACCAAATCGCTGGAAACCCTGCGTGGTGACCTGGCCAAAGTCCGTACCGGCCGTGCCCACACCGGCATCCTCGATCACGTGACGGTCGACTACTATGGTAGCCCGACCGCCATCAGCCAGGTGGCCAACCTGACCTTGGTCGACGCCCGCACCATCGGCGTGCAGCCGTTTGAAAAGAAAATGGCCGGCGCAATTGAAAAGGCCATCCGCGACGCCGACCTGGGCCTGAACCCGGCCGCGCAGGGCGACATGATCCGCGTACCGACCCCGCCGCTGACCGAAGAGCGCCGCAAGGAAATGGTCAAGCTGGCCAAAGGCGAAGCGGAAGACGCCAAAGTCGCCGTGCGCAACATCCGCCGCGATGCCAACGAAGGCTTGAAAAAGCTGGTCAAGGACAAGGCGATTTCGGAAGACGACGAGCGCCGTGGCACCGATGAAGTGCAAAAACTGACCGACAAGTTCATTGCCGATATCGACAAGATGGTTGGTGAGAAAGAAAAAGAAATCCTGACGGTATAA
- a CDS encoding MHFG family PEP-CTERM protein — protein sequence MSLLLATALAAAIQPSCSWDHPGRNPYTGSPAAAIDRYTDIPASVRSTLKRRLADRQPDDTVSITRDHIAGKSQYDTTIRDMHFGAASVCGTVTRNKWDELRAEPAAVYCEGEHCILVPKICGNVSRITRLAPAVAQAKPPKKPQEFSDISLVDADAPDLDDVTSRLARTMSDLGLDDFVPEGATLADADQRARDMAHRFGPGGAGADGIDSVAAPVPEAETWAMLLSGLGMMGWLARRRASAAAKAAANAAT from the coding sequence ATGTCGTTACTCTTAGCTACCGCGCTCGCGGCTGCCATTCAGCCTAGTTGCTCCTGGGATCATCCTGGCCGCAATCCGTACACCGGCAGCCCGGCTGCCGCCATCGACCGCTACACCGACATTCCGGCAAGCGTGCGCAGCACGCTCAAGCGCCGCCTGGCAGACCGCCAGCCGGACGACACCGTCAGCATCACCCGCGACCATATCGCCGGCAAGAGCCAGTACGACACCACCATCCGCGACATGCATTTCGGCGCCGCGTCGGTCTGCGGCACCGTGACCCGCAACAAGTGGGACGAACTGCGCGCCGAACCGGCCGCCGTGTATTGCGAGGGTGAACACTGCATCCTGGTGCCCAAGATCTGCGGCAACGTCAGCCGCATCACGCGCCTGGCGCCGGCCGTGGCGCAAGCCAAGCCGCCCAAGAAACCGCAGGAATTTTCCGACATCAGCCTGGTCGACGCCGACGCGCCCGATCTCGATGACGTGACGAGCCGCCTGGCCCGCACCATGTCCGACCTGGGCCTGGACGATTTCGTGCCCGAAGGCGCCACTCTGGCTGACGCCGACCAGCGGGCCCGCGACATGGCGCACCGCTTCGGCCCCGGAGGCGCGGGCGCGGATGGCATCGACAGTGTAGCCGCACCAGTGCCGGAAGCCGAGACCTGGGCCATGCTGCTGAGCGGCCTGGGCATGATGGGCTGGCTGGCCCGCCGCCGCGCCAGTGCGGCCGCCAAAGCCGCCGCCAACGCTGCGACCTGA
- the ispC gene encoding 1-deoxy-D-xylulose-5-phosphate reductoisomerase, with product MQRITVLGATGSIGVSTLDVVARHPGRYAVYALSAHSRVEELAAQCVQFRPARAVVGTAAAAERLAALLRAAGVKTEVEWGEQALCSIASAPEVDSVMAAIVGAAGLAPTLAAARAGKKILLANKEALVMSGQLFMDAVHESGAVLLPIDSEHNAIFQSMPQFGGRVPAVREQAAGVAKILLTASGGPFLTRDVATLDAVTPEQACKHPNWSMGRKISVDSATMMNKGLEVIEAHWLFGAPADQIEVVIHPQSVIHSMVSYVDGSVLAQLGNPDMRTPIAHALAYPERIASGVAQLDLTQIATLQFEKPDFTRFPCLALAFDALRAGGTAPALLNAANEVAVQAFLDRKIGFRQIDRVIAQVVDTLPHGAAHSIDAVLAQDAAARAAAQACIAGLAA from the coding sequence ATGCAACGTATTACCGTTTTAGGCGCCACCGGCTCGATCGGCGTATCCACGCTGGACGTGGTGGCGCGCCATCCTGGCCGCTACGCCGTCTACGCGCTGTCAGCGCACAGCCGGGTTGAAGAACTGGCCGCACAGTGCGTGCAGTTTCGTCCGGCGCGCGCGGTGGTCGGCACGGCCGCCGCCGCCGAACGCCTGGCGGCGCTGCTGCGCGCGGCCGGCGTCAAGACCGAAGTGGAGTGGGGCGAGCAAGCCTTGTGCAGCATCGCCAGCGCGCCGGAAGTCGACAGCGTGATGGCCGCCATCGTTGGCGCGGCCGGCCTGGCGCCGACCCTGGCCGCAGCCCGCGCCGGCAAGAAAATCCTGCTGGCCAACAAGGAAGCACTGGTGATGTCCGGCCAGCTGTTCATGGACGCCGTGCACGAATCGGGCGCCGTGCTGCTCCCGATCGACAGCGAACATAACGCCATCTTCCAGTCGATGCCGCAATTCGGCGGCCGCGTGCCGGCGGTGCGCGAGCAGGCGGCCGGCGTCGCCAAGATCCTGCTGACCGCTTCCGGCGGCCCGTTCCTGACGCGCGACGTCGCCACGCTGGACGCGGTGACCCCGGAGCAGGCCTGCAAGCACCCCAACTGGTCGATGGGCCGCAAGATTTCGGTCGACTCCGCGACCATGATGAACAAGGGCCTGGAAGTGATCGAGGCGCACTGGCTGTTTGGCGCGCCGGCCGACCAGATCGAAGTGGTGATCCATCCGCAGTCGGTGATCCACTCGATGGTGTCCTACGTCGATGGCTCGGTGCTGGCGCAGCTGGGCAACCCGGACATGCGCACGCCGATCGCCCACGCGCTGGCCTACCCGGAACGCATCGCTTCCGGCGTGGCCCAGCTGGACCTGACCCAGATCGCCACGCTGCAATTTGAAAAACCGGACTTCACCCGCTTCCCCTGCCTGGCACTGGCATTCGATGCGCTGCGCGCCGGCGGTACCGCGCCGGCGCTGCTGAACGCGGCCAACGAAGTGGCGGTGCAAGCCTTCCTCGACCGCAAGATCGGCTTCCGCCAGATCGACCGCGTGATCGCGCAAGTGGTGGACACGCTGCCGCACGGCGCCGCCCACAGCATCGACGCGGTGCTGGCACAGGACGCCGCCGCGCGCGCCGCTGCCCAAGCCTGCATCGCCGGACTGGCCGCATGA